The following DNA comes from Nitrospira sp..
GATTCTGGCCGAATCATAATCGCACGCGAAGTTAGGCAGGGCACTCCTCCCTATGGACATGCGACAGCCCAATCAGCCGGTCATACGTTTCATGGCCGATGCCATGCTCGGCCGCCTGGCTCGCTGGCTGCGCATACTCGGCTATGACACGGCCTACGACAAGGCGATCACGGACGAGGCCTTAGTCGAACGGGCCCTACGCGAGAACCGATGGCTGCTCACCCGCGATCGTCGCCTGGTCCTACGGAAGCTTCTCCGCGGCCGTCATACGCTCCTTGCCGCTGATGACGTCGACGGCCAGTTGCGCCAACTCCACCGGGACCTCGCGATAGACCTTCACCTGACTCACCAACGAGCGTATCGCTGTGCGGACTGCAATGTCGCCATCACCGCCATCTCGCATGACGAAGCTGCTTCTCTCGTTCCTCCCTTTGTCGCGGAGCAGTATCGAGCATTTCTCCAATGCCCTCAGTGCCGCCGCGTGTTTTGGCCCGGCACCCACTGGCAAGATCTCGATTGTCGCCTCACGGCCATCAAAACGCACAGCGTGGACAAGCGGCCATGAATAACGACAAGCCACCGCTGAGCATCCCGATCCTGCTGCCGCTGCTGCTCTTTCTGCTGTTGCTGGCGATGCTCCCGTTTGTGTTCGGGCCACTATTCACCGTGGCCTTGATCAAGCTCAACCTCGATTCGACGACCGCGCTGCTCATTGTGATCGGGATGTTCCTCGGCAGTCCGGTCAATATCCCGGTGAAACGGATTCCCCGGACGGAGTCGATGGCGGCAGACCCGCTGGCCGTGTTCGGATTGGCCGGTCGATGGCCTTCGACCATGCGTGTCCGCCGGGAAACGATCATCGCCGTCAATGTCGGAGGCTGCGTGATTCCGGTCGCACTGGCGGTGTATGAAATATTCCATGTATGAGATATTCCACCTGGTGGCGGCAGGCCTGCAACCGCTCTCCGGATTGCTCCTGGCGATCTTCGTGAACACCATGGTCTGCTACTGGATGGCGCAACCGATCGAAGGGATCGACATCGCGATGCCGGGGCTCTTTCCTCCCCTGATCGCCGCGATGAGCGCCTTGCTCCTGGTGCCGGACCAGGCCCCACCTGTCGCCTTCGCCGCCGGCCTGCTGGGCCCGCTCATCGGCGCGGATCTGCTCCACCTTCGCGACGTGTCCAAAATCTCCACCGGCATCGCCAGCATCGGCGAAGCCGGCACGTTCGACGGGATCGTGTTGTCGGGAATTGTGGCGGCGTATCTGGCGTAGGACGGGATGACTCGATCCATGCCCCTTCGATCACGTTGACAGCGGCGGAGGGTTGGAGGGTCGGCCCGGATGACACCGTCGGCGGCCGAAAGTCCCTTTACTTCAATCCCCTGTAGGGATCATCGAACCTGGCACCGCACTCGCGGCACTCGACTTTACCCGTCCACTTGCCGGCTCTGGTCATGACGTTGTCGATCAGCCGGCTATGGGTGCAGGCGGCCGCACTCGTCGCTTCGCGGCTCAGCTGAGTGGCCGCGCTGTCCATACTCACCTCCGGACTTCCTGAAGCCTCTTTCATTTTTTCCCCTCCGTATCGCCGCCTCGACGCAGGTCCCCCTGTCCACTCACCGCCCCCCCCGCCAGCCGTCGCTTGAACGAAGGCCCTGGATCGACAAAGGCCGCCACTCTCCTCGCTCGACTTCCCGCCGGCCTGATGGACCATGTCACACCTGCACCACCGGGGCGTGAATGGCCTGGACCCTATACGTCCTGCCGTCGTCCAGGGTCATGCGAATCTGCCCGCTCCGGCTGAGATAGTCGACCGCAAGAAAGACCTCGTTCCAGCTGAGATGCGGACACAGCGCACCGACCTCTTCGAGCGGACAATCGGTGCCGCGCTGCTCCAGTGCGTCATAGACCTGCTGGATCATCGTCTCGATCCTCATCGCACATCTCCCTCCCGCACGTGCATCGCACCGTCACCAATTCAACCCGCGAGAAACCCTCAGCGCATCGGCGGCCGTTCAGACCGGAACAGACCCCGAGGTTAACGCGCCGCCCCCAAGCTCCTGCTCCCCTCCCACCCCCAGCCCGACATACCGATCACCCGCGAGCACATGCAGCAGGGCTTGAGCCAGTTCCGCGTGAAGCGCCGTTTTCTTGAGAACGTAGCCGCGAGCCCCCGCAGCGAATGCCACGGTCACAAATGCCGGCTCCTGATGGCTCGTTAAGATAATGACCCGGCTCTGCGGCAGGCACGCCTGGAGCGCCCGCGTGGCCTCGAGGCCATTCATCCTGGGCATCGAGATGTCGGTGAAAATAATGTCCGGCTTCAACCGTTGCGCGGCTTGCACGAGCGACTGCCCATCCGTCACCGCTCCGACCACCTCGCCCAATTCGCCTACGAGGTCCCGCAAGGCCATCAGCAGATCCGGGTGATCATCGGCAAGTAAGATGCGAGGTCTAGCCATGGATCAATACCCTCCAGCCCACAGAACACGAGGATATCGTAGGCTCCATAGAGGGGGGCTGGAACTAGGGAATTCCCTGGCGGCGAGGAGCAATCCTACCAGAGCTTCATGGTCATGAGGGATGGAGGAAGGTGGAGGAACTGAGGGTAAGCAGGATGCTCAAAAAGCCCGCCAGCAAGGCCGCAACCGATGAAAATACCGGAGGCGTAGCCTCTGGGCTACGTTGAGGATGTTTTCAAGGCGAGAACGAAGCTGGCGGGCTTTTTCAGCATCCTGCCTGTTAGAGGCCGGTGATGCCGTGGGTGATGGCATACTTGGTCAAATCGGCGGTGGTATGAAGGTCCAGCTGCTGCATGACGCGGGACTTATGGAACTCCACCGTTTTCACCGAGACATTGAGGATCGTGGCAATCGCCTTCGTGCCGTGGCCTTCAGCGACGAGCTGCAATACCTCCCGCTGGCGGTCGGTGAGCGCGGCGGATGCAACCTTGGCTGCCTCGCCGGTGGATGGCTTCAGGACCGATTCCAGCACATCCTTCGTCAGCGAGGGCGTGAGATAATGTTGGCCTTGGAGGACGGCCTTGATCGCCAGACCAAGCTCCGACGCGGCGGAACGTTTGAGGAGATATCCGGAGGCTCCGGCCTGAAAGGCCTCGGTCGCATAGGTCGGACTGGCATGCATGGTCAGAAAGATGACTTTGCTTTCAGGAACGAGCTTCCTGAGCTGGCGGGCCGCGTCAAACCCGTTCAAGAGCGGCATCGAGATGTCCAGAAGGATCAGGTCCGGCCGCAGTCTCTGCGCCGCCTCCACCAGCGCCCGGCCGTCCTCCACGGCGCCGACCACATCACACTCAGCCTCCACCAGCTTCCGCAAGCCGGCCAGGATCAGCGAGTGGTCGTCGGCCATGAGGACGCGCGGCTTCTTCATGCGCCCTCCTGAGAGCGGGGAACCCAGACACAGACCTTCGTCCCATCCGCCGGAAGGGAGTGGACGCGGAGAAACCCGCCCAAGAGACGCGCGCGTTCCTGCATGCTCACCAAACCGAGTCCTTTCTTGCGAGCGTCCTTGCCCTCAAGGTCGAACCCCTTGCCGTTATCGCGCACCGACACGCCGACCCCCTTGGACGATCCGCTCAGTCTGACCGTCACATGGTTCGCCTGGGCATGTTTGAACACATTCTGGAGACTCTCCTGCATGACGCGGAATAGATTGGTTTTCACGTCCGGTGAAAGCGCCTTCGGCGCCTCGCGGGCTGTAAACGTCACCGGCACCCCTGTCCGTTTCGTAAATTCGGCGATATGGTCTCGCATGGCCACCTCCAAGCCGACGTGATCGAGCAACGAGGGATGTAGATTGTACGCCAGATCGTGCAGATCGTCGGACAGCCGCCCGATGCCGGCATGAATTCTCGCGAGCTGCCGGAGAATCGGCTCAGGAAGATGGACGATTGAGCTACGCTCAATCGTCTCCAGTTCGACCGCCAGCGCCGCTAGCCGCTGATTGAAGTCGTCGTGCAGGTCGCGCGCGATCCGCTTACGCTCCTGCTCCTGCGCCGTCAACAATTTTTCCGTGAGCGCTTGGAGCTCTTCTCGATTTTCCCGGAGTACGGACTGGCTCTGCTGAAGCGCCAGCTCGGCCTGTTTCTGGGCCGTCACATCGGTGGACAAGGCCAAAATCCCTCTGACCAGGCCGGCGTCGTCGCCATCAGGCATATACTGCGTGCTCATCCAGCGAGCATTGCCATTCGGTAAAACCATCGGATACATAAACGACACCGCCTGACCTGCTAAGGCCTCCCGGAGGTACGGTTCGAACTCGTCGAAATTGATCTCACCCACCACGTCCTTGACAAGCTTCCCTACCATGTCCGAGACGGGTCGTCCGAAAAACTCTTCATGCCGCTTATTCATAAAGCCATACCGTAATTCAGTATCGATATACGCATAGAACGCCGGGACGTTGTCCGCTAAGAGATGGAATTCGCGCTCTTGATCCCGCAAGGAATTTTCAGCCCGCTTGCGTGCAATGGCCGTCGCCAACCCGTGGCAGACGGATTCGAGGGCTTGCAGCGTCAGAGGGGATGACGCGTGAGTCCCGAACAGTGCGAGCACACCGAACACACGGCCTTCGACGACGAGCGGATACCCGGCAAACGATTGCAAGCCGTTCTCGCGCATCCACTGCTTGTTCGGCAGGCGGTCGTCCTGAAGGATGTCGTTCGAGATTATTGCACCGGCGCCCTGAGCAATTTGTCCGATCTTCAGGGCCCCCAAGGGGACGCGGCGGAATTCACCGTTACGATTCACCGAAAGCCCGGCGCTGGCTGTAAGATGAAGGCACTCGGTCCGGTCCTGGCACCATTCTACCTTGTGACAGTGCTCACAGAGGTCTCCAGGCCCCATCGTCCAGATTCTTGCAAAGGCGTATCCCAAACGCGTGACGATGGTGTCGGTCAATTGCTGGAGCAGGACATTGAGAGGCTTGTCTCGATTCAACGCGAGGCTCGCCTCGGCGACAAAGCCCGACAAGCGCGCGCGTTCAACCAATTCATCCTCTGTCCGCTTCCGGTCGGTAATGTCATGCCCCAGATAGATCAGGCAGGGAATGGACCCGAGTTGGATCGGCTCGACAGAGACCATGATCGTCCGAATCTCTCCGGACTTGGTCCGGAGCAACCCTTCCCGATTGTGGAGACGGCCCCGTTCCTGAATTTCCTGGAGCACAGACGCGCGCTTCGATGGATTGGCCCAGAGCCCCAACTCCAGAGTCGTGCGACCTATTACTTCCTCTCGCGTGTACCCAGTCAACCGGCTAAATCCCTCATTCACATCGCAAAACCGGCCTTCTGGCAGGGTACTGATCCCGACAGCGGAGGGAGTCCAGTTGAAAAGAGCTTGAAAGTGTTGTTGCGACTGAGTCAGATCCTCAATGAGCCGGTGTTGCTCTTGCTCCGCCCGCTTCCGCTCCGTGACATCGCGCAGAATCACGGTGAAGAGCGTCTTGCCGGCGACCAGAACCCGGGAGATTGAGGCCTCGAGGGGAAACTCCTCTCCGTTCGCTCGCAGACCGAACAAGGTGCCTTCTCTCTGCATCGCACGGGAGGGCGCACCGCTCTTGGCAAAGCGGCTCATATGACCGTGATGCGCCTCTCTGTACCGTTCCGGAATGAACCGGTCGAGCGGCTGTCCGATCGCCTCGGCGGCCCGGCAGCCGAACATAGACTCTGCCGCGCGATTGAAAAGCACCACATGCTCCTGCTCATCAACCGTAATGATGGCGTCCATCGCCGACCCGATAATCGCCTCAAGTTGCGTCCGTTGTGTTTCGAGCTCCTGCTCAGCCCGTTTGCGATCACTGATGTCCAGGAGCGACGTCCGCCAATGCGTGATGCGTCCCGGCTCTTCGTGGACCGCGAGGCTCTCCAGATAGACGCAATCGGCGGCGCCGGCCTTTTTCCGGATATGCATCTCACAGTTCTGTCGGGTACCGGTCTTCAGAACCTCCTGAACATGCCGATAGAGCCGGTCCTGATCCTCCGCTGCCACGAAGCGCGTGAGCGGTTGTTCGATCAGCTCATTCCGGTTGAGGCCAAGCAGCATCCCGGCCCTCAGACTGGCCTCCACGATTGTGCCGTCCCGATCCAGCGTGAGATGGCCGGCGGGGGAAAAATCGTAGAGAGCCACATAACGGTCGCGCGCCACTTCGAGTGCCACCTGGGTCCGGCGCAGCTCGTCGTTCTGCATCTCCAGCTCGATCTGATGGACTTGCAGCTCGTGCACCAGCTGTTGCACATCCTTGACCGGCATGGCCACCACGTCACGGTTCGTGACGTGCAGCCGTTCTTCCGCCTGCAGGCGAAGCGCTGTGTCCTTCGTGGATCCGTCTGGTTTCTTGGCCATCTGAACACCCTTCTTAAGACAGGCGGTCTCAAGGCTGAAGGGGGAAAGGCCGAAGTATTCGGGACTCCGACCTTCCCCCCTTCAGCCTACTCCTCGGCCTTCCCGCCAGGCCCCCTCACCTCTTCCATGGCTAACAAAATTCGGCCCGGTTGCGCCGCCTCCTGCTCGACTCGACGGCCATTGAGTGCCAATACCCGACGTCCGATCTGGGGGAACGTCTGGTCCACGATAAAGTCCTGGAACGAGCGGTTCTTCGGCAGAATCTCTTCCAGCAGATGGCGTAAGTCTGGCAGGTTCCAGGCCCCGTTGCAGAGGTGGTAGATGAGCTGCTGCTCGACCTCGCGCGGCGTTACCTGAAACATCCGGTAGAAGGCCTGGTTGGCCGAGACCACGCGAAGCTGGTCGTCCATCACAAGCAGAGGTTCGCGTATCGTCTCAACGATGCTGACGGCCAAGCTGCGCGCGGCCTGGACGACCTGCTCGGATTTCTTCAACCGGGTGATGTCCTGAAACGTCAGCACGAGCCCCTCAATAGTGTTCTTGGTGGTCCGATAGGGCAGAATCCGCATGACAAACCAGCTCCCGTCGGTCGCCCGGACTTGCCGCTCCTTGACGGTGAGCGTCTGGAGCACGTCCCGCGCATCCTCCGACAGCCGGTCATAGCTCAGCTTCGAGACGATGTCCGACAGGGGGCGCCCGACATCGACGGCCATCAGGCAGCTTACCCGCTTCGCCTCCGACGTGAACCGTTTGATGCGCAGCTCATTGTCCAGAAAAATGGTGGCGACCTCCGTGCTGTTCAAGAGATTCTGCAGATCGTCGTGCGCGTCCGAGAGGTCGTCGAGCTTGCCCTGGAGCTCGGAATTGACGGTCACCAGTTCTTCATTGAGGGATTGCATCTCTTCCTTCGCCGTCTCCAGTTCCTCGTTGGTACTTTGCAGCTCTTCGTTGGTGGACTGCAATTCCTCGTTGGCGGACTTCAGCTCCTCATTGGAGGTTTGCTGTTCCTCGATCGTGTGTTGCAACCGTTGCTTCGTGAACTCCAGTTCCTGCAAGAGCCGGGACTCCCCTTTCTTCATTGGTGCGGCCGTTCGCGCCGGTGCGCCCTTCCCTACGGCGGGCTTCTCCTCCCGCACCTGGTCAAACGTTACGAGAAATAGACCCTGGAGGGCCTCCGGCTCGACAATTCTCTTGACGGCCAGGTTGACCAGGATGGCGCCGTCGCTAGTCTTCACCTGCACGTTGCGGCGCAGAATTTCGTCCTTCTGGCTGGCCGCCCGATGGAGCGCGGTCGCCAGTTCGTGTCGCAATCCTTCCCGCGCCATCTCCACCACGCGGTGTGTCGCCGGGCCGGGCGCCGGCTCAAGATAGGAACCGGTGTGGCCGTGGGTGTAGACGACCTCACCCCGACCGTTCACGAGGACCGCCGACGGCGCGTAGCGCGAGACCAACAGCTGCTGGATGAGATCGGCAATCGGGGCGGGGCGCGTGGTGGGAAGAGGCACCTCGGCCTCCGCGCGGGTCTCGGTGCCCCCTTGCATCAATCCATGAGGAAACCGTTCCAGGTGAGGAAACGTCGCTGGTTCCGCCGTCCGCCTGAACAGCTTCCATTTCCGGTCGATGACGGTAAAGAGCGAGTCGAACTCCCCGACCGCTTCGGACGTACCGAGAAACAGGATGCCGTTCGGCTTCAAGGCGTAGTGGAACAACGGCAGGATTTTGTGTTGCGCCTGGGCGTCCAGATAGATCAGGAGATTGCGACAGGACAGGAGGTCCAGTTTCGTAAAGGGGGCATCGGTCAGGATGTTATGCGTGGCAAACACGACCAGATCACGAATCTCCGTCTTGACTCGGTACCCGCTGTCTTCCTTGGTAAAGAACCGCTGTAGGCGCACCGGGGTGAGGTCCCCGGCGATGCCGACCGGATAGAGGCCGGCGCGGGCCTGGTCAATGGCCCGGCTGTCGAGATCGGAGGCGAAAATCTGGACGGTGAGCCGGAGCTTCTTCTCCGTCAGGTACTCACGAAGCAGGATGGCGAGCGAATAGGCCTCTTCTCCGGTCGAGCAGCCGGCGACCCACAGGCGCAGGGTCGTGCCCTCCGGCTTGCCCTCCACCAGAGCAGGCAACACTTTCTGTTCAAGGACCTCGAAGGCCTGGGGATCGCGAAAGAAGCTGGTAACCCCGATGAGCAGTTCCTGAAACAGGGCATCGAGCTCATGCGGATTCGACAGCACAAACCGGAGATACGACTTCAGATTTTCGATCTGGTGCACGTTCATCCGGCGTTCGAGGCGCCGCTGAATCGTGTTCTCTTTGTAGAGGGAGAAATCGTTCCCGGTCCGATCGCGCAAGAGGATGAAGAGCTTGCGCAGCGTCTGAGAGCCGTCTCCTTCAGGGAGCGGCAGCGCCGGTTTCGTTGAGCTGCGCGCATAGGCGCGCAACGGCTCCGCCATCTGCCCCGGCGGCTGGACCACATCGATCACCTCGGAGCTGATGGCGCTGCGCGGCATGTTCTGATACTTGGCAGACTGCGGCTCCTGCGCGATCGTCATGCCGGACTCGGCCTTGATCGCGCGCAACCCCACGGTGCCGTCGCTGCCGGTCCCGGACAGAACGATCCCGACGGCTCTGTGCTTCTGGTCTTCCGCCAGCGAACGGAAGAAGTAGTCGATGGGCAGGGGCACGCGATCCTGTGAGGGCGGCCCCATGAGGTGCAGGATGCCGTGCAGGATCGCCAGGTTGGTGCCCCCCGGCGCCATATAGACGCCATTGGGCTCCACCGCCATCCCGTCCTTGATCTCCACCACCGGCATTGCGGTGCATTTACTGAGCAGGCTCGGCAGGAGACTGACATGGCCCGCATGCTGGTGCGACACCACCACGAAGGCCATCCCGCTGGCGGGAGGCATGTGGCGGAAGAACTCTTCCATGGCTTCCAACCCGCCGGCGGAGGCCCCGATCCCGACGATCAGGAACCCGAGCGGTTCTGGTGGCAGGCCAGCCGATGGAGCTGGTTGCACGGAAGGAAGGGGCAGGGCACCGCGTTTCTTCTTGGCACCCTTGGGCTTGGCGCCGATCTTTGCAGGGGTCTTCTTGCTCGTCTGCTTTCGTACCTTGGCCACAGAATCTTCTCCCCGAAGCGGACGGAGAACCCGGCATCGTACACACGTGTCGATGAAAAGCCGGTCAGAAATCGGAGTCTAGGCTCTTTCCCCCTTTCCAGCAAGCGAGACAACCGCGGCCGGACCGGCACTAGTAAGGTCTCAATCCAGAACCAGGGTTTCTCCGAGTGTGCCCGGTCCGGCGCCTGTCGTACAAGGTGAGCGAGAATACATCCTGTTATATCGCGCGGGAGATCCTATGCTTCAGACAGACTCTCTTGAGTCGGCCATCCGCCGGGAACTTGGACGGGGCGGCCCTTGCACACTGGAGGAACTCAACGAACGTTTACCCTACTATTCTTGGAACCAGGTGTTTGCCGCCATCGATCGGCTCAATCGTGAAGGCATCGTGACCGTCCAGCGACCGGACTCGTTAGACTACACCCTCTCGCTCGCTCCCACTCCCCCTTCGAAGCACAGCAAAACATATCGGTCTGAATCCGGGACGCACCTACACTGAGCACGCGCCCAGCCGCCGGCAGGCTATCCCGGTCATTCCTCTTGCGATGCCTTCACCTCATTCCACTTATTCCAGTCGTGCAGGCGTGACACCGGACGCATGTCCGGCTCTCCGGCGATCGCCCCAGATCCTCTCTCATCCTCACTCCAGCGATTGTGGCACTAGTACATTGCTCTGGAGGAACTGGTGAGTTCCCCAGTTTCACAAACGGCTACGAATCGCCATGATCTCCCCATCAGATCCGCGATCGGTTCCGCCATATGACCACATATCTGTTTCCTGCTGGCCGGGTGAATGAAGGAGGTGGCACATGTCTCGCGAAGGACTGTCCATGCAGAATGCTCCTCGCGCGCCTTCCGCTTCGATGAGCACTCTGTACATCGCACCGCAGCTGCTCCCTGTCTGTTGCATCTGCGGATTCATTCGAGACGAAGCGGGAGGTCGTCCTCAGCACGGGCGCTGGGTCGCGCAACGGGCCTATCAAAAGATACATGGAGGGAATCTGGCGGATTTCTCTCTGACGCACACTTACTGTCCGAAATGTTTGGTAAAGGTCCAGAAGACTGTTCGGCAGTACCTGCGTGAGGGAGGAACAATGCGATGACATCGCGCGCCGGCGCGCAAGACCGCCGGCCGGGCCTCCACGCACAGGTCGGCCGCACGGAGCGGAAACCGGCATCACTCGGTGAAACATTCTTGACCGTGACGATCAGGAGGGCGACATCGTGAGTCCGCACAACACATCGGATCAGCTCTGGTCGATTATCCTGGCAGGCGGGGAAGGCTCGCGGATGAGCGCCTTCGTGCATCGGTGGCTGGGCCGGCCCACACCCAAGCAGTATTGCGCCTTCGTCGGCACACGCTCCATGTTTCAACACACGCTGGATCGGGCAAGCCGGCTCACACCGGCGGACCGCATGGTCGCCGTCGTCGCGCGCAGCCATCGGCATGATGCGCTCGCACAATGGGGAGACCGGCGGGGCGGCACCATCCTCTTTCAACCCGCCAATCGCGATACGGCGGCCGGCGTGTTCCTGCCGCTGACCTATATCCGCGCCAGGGCCCCGGAGGCCACCGTCGTGCTCTACCCGTCGGATCATTTCGTCTATCCCGAAGACCGGTTCCTCGACGCGGTCCGGCGCGCGGTCCGGGTCGCCGAGTCGCGCACGGATCGGGTAGTGATGCTGGGCGTCGCCCCTGATCGCCTGGAACTGGACTACGGATGGATCCAGCCCGGCCGCCCCCTCGAGAGCCGGGACGGCGAACCGGTGCAGACCGTTCGCTCGTTTCTGGAAAAACCCAATGCCGCCCAGGCCGATGCCGCGTTGCGGGCAGGCGCGCTCTGGAACACGCTGGTGTTGGCCGCAAAAGTTGATGCGCTGTGGAAGCTCGGCTGGCAATGCCTGCCGGATATGATGCGGCGCTTTGAGCAATTGGGACAGGCCATCGGAGGGCCGGAAGAAACGCGGCTCCTGAACGCCATGTATCACGATCTGCCGATGCACAATCTCTCGTCCGACCTGCTGCAACGCGTCCCGGACCACCTTGCGGTGATCGAACTCACCGGCGTGCTCTGGAGCGACTGGGGCAAGCCGGAACGCATTGCCGAAACGCTGCGGCGGATCGACCGGCGGCCGGCGTTCCCCTTGACCTGTCTCGACCATCCATTCGTTCCCTTCCCGGGGACCGCCCCGGAAGCAGGGCTGTCTCCGGGTGTGTCATTCCTATAATCCAAGGAGGAAACAGCCATGAAGTCCGTCACCATCAGCACGACCAAGCAGGAGCGCAAAGCACCGGTTCCCCAGCAACAGCAGCCGTCTAAAAAGACGGCGACGCAGAAGTTTCACGTGCTACCGCAGGCGCCCTGTGGTGACCTGAACATCCTCATCGCGAAGCGGGCCTATGAGCTCTACAGCGAGCGGGGTTATCGGCATGGCAATGCAATGGAGGACTGGCTCGACGCAGAGCGGGAGATTCTGAGCCAGATCCCGCCGGTCTAAGAGGATCGCACAATTCCGGAGGGTCTCGCATGTCCTACGTCGGCGTAAATATCGGCGCACTCACGGTGAAGGTCGCAGCCCTTCGTGGTGAGGTCAGGACCGCCACGGTGCTGGCCCATCAAGGCCGCCCGCTGGAGATCCTCGCCGAGGTGCTCGCCCGCCCGGAGTTTGCCGACGCGGAGTACTTCGGTGTGTCCGGCCAGCTCGGGCATGTATCCGAAGTCGCGGCAGTTCAGCGGGCGCTCCGCGAGGTCGGCGGGACGTTTGACGCGGTGGCCTCGCTCGGCGGCGAATCCTTCCTCGTCTATCTCCTCATGGACGGCAGAATCACCAATGTCGTGTCCCACAATAAATGCGCGGCGGGCAGCGGGGAGTTTTTCGTGCAACAGATCGGCCGGATGGGACTGGGCATGGAGGAAGCGATCCAGCGGTCCTTCAGCGGCAAGGTCGTGCCGCTGGCCTCACGCTGCTCGGTCCATTGCAAATCGGACATCACCCACAAGCTGAACCGCAACGAGGCCACGCCCGAGGATATTCTCCACACGCTGCACGACAGCATGTCCAACAAAGTGATTGCGTTGCTGGAGAAAGGCCCGCGCGACCTGAAACGGGTCCTCTTGATCGGCGGTGTCACGCGCAACGAGGCCATGCTGGCGTCGTTGCGGGCCAAACTGCCGTCCACGGAATTTGTGGTACC
Coding sequences within:
- a CDS encoding DUF2934 domain-containing protein; protein product: MKSVTISTTKQERKAPVPQQQQPSKKTATQKFHVLPQAPCGDLNILIAKRAYELYSERGYRHGNAMEDWLDAEREILSQIPPV
- a CDS encoding sugar phosphate nucleotidyltransferase — translated: MSPHNTSDQLWSIILAGGEGSRMSAFVHRWLGRPTPKQYCAFVGTRSMFQHTLDRASRLTPADRMVAVVARSHRHDALAQWGDRRGGTILFQPANRDTAAGVFLPLTYIRARAPEATVVLYPSDHFVYPEDRFLDAVRRAVRVAESRTDRVVMLGVAPDRLELDYGWIQPGRPLESRDGEPVQTVRSFLEKPNAAQADAALRAGALWNTLVLAAKVDALWKLGWQCLPDMMRRFEQLGQAIGGPEETRLLNAMYHDLPMHNLSSDLLQRVPDHLAVIELTGVLWSDWGKPERIAETLRRIDRRPAFPLTCLDHPFVPFPGTAPEAGLSPGVSFL